The sequence below is a genomic window from bacterium.
TGCGCATTGCAAGCTCGCGTTTTGCGAAGGCGTCGTGAGCAGCAAACAGAATCGCCGCCGCCGCTTGTTGTATCGCTGGCGGGATGGGTTCGAGGGAGGGAACAGTCGCGGTAGCATCGAGTTGCAGTATTGCCCGATGCAACGCATTGGGTTCGCTCGCCCGCGTAAAATACTTGTCCGACGGTGTCGGCGGGATGAGATCGCGCCGCGTCGCAATGCCGGCGATGGTTGACGCGATAGCTGTGAGGTTGTGGAGTTTCCCATCGCTACTGTAAAAACCGTTGCGATAGAATTGCTCCCAGAACGGAATGCGAGTCGGTTCGAGGAACCATTGGTTGAATACGGGGAGTACTCCCACCGTACCGGCGCGATGTTGCCAGAAGAGGGGATCGACCCGGAACTCATTGCGGGTTAACTCGATCTTTGCAAGCGCTTCATCCAGTGCGTCGGGGGGAGTGGCGAGGCAAATACTTGTGAGTGTGAGAAGTGTAAGAATTACCTGAATGCGCATGTGAAAACCTGTCTGTAGTCAATGTTAATATCGAGGTTAGAGCACGGATTCCTTACGAATTGAATAGCGGTAGAATAATCTCGCGAATTGAGCGGCATGTTTCAAATGCTTCTGTAGCATCATCTTCGTTCGCCTCCTCATACGGATAACGGTAATTAACAGCTCCTAAACTTAATCGAGTTAATCGGTGCTCATTTATTCGTATATCTGGGTAGAATTCTATCATGATGCGATAGAGTTCTAACAAATCGTGGATTTTAGGTGGGGTTTGAGAATTATGAATTAACAATGCTTTGAAAAGTTTCTCGACACATTGTTGGCTATGAAAAAAAACGCTGTCATAATTTGGATTTTCGATTACCGCTAACTCGCGCTTCGCTGTATTGTAGTCGCCGTCTGCTTTAGACAGCCAACGCAGTAAAGTTTCGTTCATACAGCACAATCCCTTCCCGTTCGGCGGAAACAACGATTGGGTCAAATTCTTGCAGTCGCATCCGATAATCGGCAGGACGGATCACAAGAATATCCATCGCAAACTGAATTTGAAGGGAGGATCGGATTTCAGCGGCTTTCCGATACGACTTCCCGTCATACTCCATAACGATGAGCAAGTCGACATCCGAATCCGGTTGTGCCGTTCCGGTAGCACGCGACCCAAACAGCACTATCCGTTCCGGTGAGAACCGGGCGGCAATTTCGGCGGCGACTTTACGGATCGATTCGATATTGATTGTATCGCTCATACTGGCAAACTAACGCTCCATTCCGTGCGAGTCAATAACGTTTCCCCATTTCCCGAAAAATGTAATTCCTACTGCTTTTCGTTGGATAGCTCTAAACGACCCCTTATTTTGTAGCGAACTAATAACTGCTTAGCAACCACAGGAGTTTCCGATGGAACGAGTGAAGTTGCAGTCCCCCGATTTTCGCTTTTTACTGATTTGTCTACTTGTCCTTGCCGGTTCCATTGCAATCGGCTGGCAGTACTTCCACAAAGCCTTTCCAGAATCGACCATCGACTTTAAGCTCGACCGTACTGCGGCAGGCGCAGTCGCCGAGCAATTCCTCGCGCAGACGGTTGGCGCCCCACCTGCCGATTACAAGCACGTCAGCCGGTTCGGTTACAGTGGCGGCGCGAAGGCGTACCTCGAGAAAGAGTTGGGCGTCGAAGCTGCGAGCAAATACTTGGGACACCCCATCAAG
It includes:
- a CDS encoding HEPN domain-containing protein, coding for MNETLLRWLSKADGDYNTAKRELAVIENPNYDSVFFHSQQCVEKLFKALLIHNSQTPPKIHDLLELYRIMIEFYPDIRINEHRLTRLSLGAVNYRYPYEEANEDDATEAFETCRSIREIILPLFNS
- a CDS encoding nucleotidyltransferase domain-containing protein encodes the protein MSDTINIESIRKVAAEIAARFSPERIVLFGSRATGTAQPDSDVDLLIVMEYDGKSYRKAAEIRSSLQIQFAMDILVIRPADYRMRLQEFDPIVVSAEREGIVLYERNFTALAV